TTTGTTTGACTCCTTCCAGGTGAGTATTTTGGGAGCAGAGGACTTGACCTGATGGCAGAGGTGGtcccttctgctcctccagcttGACAGGAGCAGTGCAGGGTGGCTGTGTGCACCCCAAGACTTCccctgtggctgcagccccagtgcaTCCCTCAGGGTTCGTGCACCAGCCGTTCTCTGTGTTAGTAGAGGGAATGCTGCCTTGTATAAATTTACATACAACTTGGCAAAATGTATGTTTGTGTCATTTCTGCAAGAGCAGCAGCCGGCTCTACTGCTTGCACGTTGTGGTGGTAATAGAGGTGCTTGAGTTATAGTGAaacttatttcattttacagctcCTACAGCGTTAACAGATGTACAGGCGTCTGATCCAATCATGCAGCAAGAGATTTTGGGGCCAGTTCTTCCAGTTTTGACAGTATGTAAGCTAGGAGCAGCCATACATTTTACAAACAAGAATAAACGACCCTTAGCAACATATGTCTCTGCTGGCAGTTCCAACATAATCATAAATAAGGAACCCTGCTAGGCAGGAATGTGTCTGGGCTCTGCAGACGGTCAGCACGGCCGCAGCATCTGCCTTTCTCCCATTATATTAATGAGGTGCAGGCACTGGAATCCCTATGTTGTATGGCTGGATTTGCTGGGTGGGACTGAAGGGCTTGGAAAAAACCAAGCCTCGCACCAACACTTTACTAGTTTTAAAGCTTGTATTTAGTTGCAGTGATTCTTGGCTCACCTGTCCGTTCTCTTGCTAGGCTCTGAGGCATTACTGCATGCTGCCCCCTGAGTGCTagcagctgccagctgtgccaCACTAGAAGCTGGTGCAAAAGCTCCTGTTTGCCTGCCTGCCTGGAGCATAACAGCCAACAGCCCCTTTGATACAGGCAAGTGCTGTACAACCCGGTGCTAAAGCACTGGGCAAACACTGCAGGTTCTGAACTCACTTGAGGGCCAAGCATAATCCCTgtggagctctgctctgctgagctgtaGCTGCCCATGGGGCTGGGAGTGCTCTCACCCTGAGTTCTCATGCCTGAATTTGAGCACTGGCCCCTGTGCCTGGGCACCCCAGACACTAACATCCCTCCTAGCATCCCTCAGCTTCAGCCGTGCAGAAACAATTGCACAGACCTGTCTGGGTACAAAGAGCGAGCTGGAAGCTGAGTGAACCCTAATAAATTTAATCTCTACATCGTCTAAGAGCGTGGTAGCTAAATTTATTCCTTCTTACACTCAAAACAATACTAGCTTTGGTCCCAAAACAGCAGTGAGATTTCTTCCCcccagctggaaaaaaaaagaaaatactataaATCCATCCTGGAACTGATTTATATAGCATTCATGAAGAATTTATATTGCAAAGAATTTTATTCAATTAAACTTGAAAAGCCTCTAGATTCTTAAGGTTCAATAGTGATCACTGAGACAGAGCTATCATAAAACTGGATGGCCTGTCTGGAGCAGGCATTGAGAAAATGTCTGATGTGACATTGCAGCTGACGGTACAGTCCAAATCAAGAGCATTTGTCATTGGGATGTGTTACAGGCTAAGGCTTGGAAAATTACTCTGTGAAAAATGTGCATTAACAATAGCCATGAAatatgtgtggtttttttttttttttaaaaaaaggggtGAATAATGAGGCAGCACTGTCTGTTAGTGCTGGGTGTTCTTCATGCTGACCCCACTCTGATTAAGAGGTTAAACACAAAAGCCAGAGCCTCTTTTGGAGAGCGACTTCAAAGTTGTTCCTACTTAAAATAATTGCACAGTGGAAACTGTGTGACTTAAAAGCTCCCACCACCACGAGCGCTACCCTTACTGCAGGACAAGCAGCCTTAACCCATGCAATCACCTTGCAGCCCCGCTCTGTTCTGCAGTGCTCCTCCATGCAAGGGGAGAAGACTTAAACCAACATGTCTCACACATATCCTTCCAGATTACCAAGCTGTGAGAGACTTGGACTTCAACTGCAATGTCTGGCTATTCTGTATACAGAGTGAGTAGCAGGGTGTTAATGCATTCACTTGGCTGTAACACACTTGTTTACACACTGAGTATGTTTTTTGGCAGTCCAATCCATCAGGAAGCTGAGAAAGCTTCCAAAAGAGCCTAAGATCCCTGAATTTTAGTTAGCTTGCTCTGTCAGTTTACttggaagtgtttttttcttcccctaagAAAATCAGGTTGCTAAGCTTGTATCATGTTAATTGATACAATTACATTTGCCAAAAAGGGAAAGTGaggaaatgttttaagaaaCGCAACAAAGCATGCAGCTGTTCTGCGAGATGAAGCATTCAGCTGACCTGGGGGAGCTCCAACAGAGGATGTCTTCTGTGTTGGAAATACTACTGTCATGTTTGCAGCCAGGTCCTCCAAGCTTTAGGACACCTTCCCTGCTGAAAGCTCTGTGGGAGTGGAATTCCTGAGAACATTCACAGGTGTGAGATATGAACACGGGAGCTATTGGCCTCTTTCACCTCTCATCACAACCCCTGTATGTGCAAACTGGACTGGAGCGGTCCCTGGCCGACAGATATTTGATAACTGGACTCAAACTAATTCCTGCAGTCAAAGGAGGACACTGACCAAGCTGCTCTCAAGGGGTCTGTGTGCTGGGAggggcagcccagcagggagTTAACCCCAGCTAACTAAGCAGATCGTGCCTGTACATGACCTGTAGGATTTGGCCCTTCCTCTTTTAATCCCTGTCCTGCATGAGCCTGTTCCTGGCAGAGGATGTGTGGGATTGTCAGCATGGACACGTTTTTCACATGCATAAAGAGAGACAGCTAGAGCCAAAGAATTCTAAGAGCGTTCCTGTAAATCTGCACAGCTCAGCTTCAGCCAGGGCTGATGGATTGAAAgcaacttaaaaaagaaaagcaagctggGCTCAGTATTAAAGCATGACAGTTAAGGGCCCTTTGGTACAAGTAAAtcacatttattatttcaaagctTGTGGACAGAGTTCCTGAATCTCAGCACAGCACCCACTCTGTGTGAGCATTATGACTTCCAAAGGAAAgctgattgttttcttttcttcataccTCAGAGCCCTGTCAAAGTCTTTCCACAGAACCTGCCACTGCCCAGGGAAATTAAGACAACTCTAGAAATCAGCTGGAGTTATTAGAAGTCTCTTGTCTCAGCTCTGATCCAGGGCAAAGAGTAATTCCAACACCACTGTGTTACCACAAGGCCTAGTGAACAGAAAGCTGTGTTCCTCACAACATTTATGAACAAGGTCCTGATCATGTTCACTGGAAGTCTTTGGCAGCTCACATTCCCAATTTAGACTTGCTCTCTTTCCCATCCATGCCTGGGGAAAGCACTCTGCTGGATTTAGCTTTCCATCatctacaaaacaaacattCCAGCTCTCAGTTATGGTCCTGGCtttgtatatattttctcttccttcccttccttcattGCAGCATAACGTGCCAAAACGAAGAGGTAGTCGCTCAGTCTGTAAACCAagggaaaagcaatgaaactACTACTCACATCAGGTGTATCCAGCAGCACGCAGCTGTGCAACAAAGCTCATTCCATTACAGCACAAGAACTGCAGGTAAAGCAAGGCAGAGAGTGCACACGAGAAGTGATTCCCaccttgaagaaaaaagttaagTGGCTGCCCTCTCAGCACCCCAGTAGTCTCTGCAGACACTTACAGGCCATGCAACAATagttttttaaaagctgtttcttcagGCTTCAAAGATCTTAATCTAGAAGGTAAGCTCCTTGAAAGGCAAAGCCCCACAACGAGAGTGAGGGAACAACACCAAGCACGCTTCAGTAGTACAGAGTAAGGAGACGGATTTCTTTACCTGTTTAAATATTTGGCCACGTTTGGATCTGCTTCCCCTGCTTGGACTAAGGGAACCACGCTAGGCAAGAAAAGGAGAGTTTTAGTGTATTTAACTGGCTAGCTCTGAGCAAACAAGTGAACCCAATCTTCTGGAGCACCAGACCTCACCACATTCTGCCTGCCACTGCCCCAGCTTCCACGTGTTCTTACCTACAAAGTACACCTAGCAAACCAGGAACTCGTTGAATACACAGATGCATCTCAACATAAACCTGTCCTTTCTGAAGTTCTTAGCTCACATGAACCAGACcaggggagggaagagagatttgttggtttttttgctcaCTGCACTCTAGGAATTCAACTAATGCAAACATACAGAGCTGAGTGCAGAACATCTATGGTCAATTGCTCTGGTTGAGACAATTTGCACTTGTAATGGTATAACCATCTTCTATCCATTTGATTCAGTTACACTAACAGACAACACTCACCACCTCTCAGCTCTGCGACAGACAGCTCGGGAGAAatggagagcagcactgcttttaCCTCCTGACTGAAACAACAATGAAACAGCACATCAGTGTCTGCTAACAACAGATAACCATCCACCTTACTGTAGAACTGCAGCAAAGCTTATCAcatctcacacacacacatacacctGAATGCTGCATTATGGCAGAAGTATGTGAAATTTAACTCAACCtgttccttctctttgcttttcttggtaTTTGTCCACACAATAACAGCTTCACAACCTGTTTCCCCCCCAACTCCCAAGGCAAGTGGTAAAGCAGATTTACACTAACAAAGCCAGCCTTCTCCTGTCAGTGAGTGGCATAAGCAGTACCTACTGGCAAGATGAAAGCTCTAAGCGGAGGAAGCTGCTCTGAGTATCTGTCAATCCACTGCTCCAGCTCCAGAACGGGCTCCTCACTAAAAGATGTTCTTTCtacagagggagaagaaaagtcaCCGACAACAAATGTAGAATTCATTCAGCCTACATATGGGGCTCTACTTTTACATTTCTCAGATCAGCAAGTCTTAAGAAAGCGTCCCCAAAAAATGATCttgttggagcaagtccagcTCCCCATTCAGCAGCTGTGGCTGCGTGTCAGTTTTGGGGCAGTGCCCCAGGGCAGATTACACTCGAGTCGCacagatgcagcagcagcagcttgtggAACCACGTGCTACTCATTCAGCACCCAGACACATGGTGTGGAGCAGCCCTTGGGCAGCTCTGACTACCATGCAGGGAGAGCCCCCCCCAGTGCCAGTGCAGGACAGACTGGATGCAAGAACTGTTATCCCAGGAAAGGACCTCTGAGGCTTACTTAAGTGAGCTTCCCTGGCCGAGGAGAGAGGTGTTGCGATGTTGGAGCCCACATCCTGCAGCATACACTGGACCTAGATGTGGCAATCAGGACAAAAATAAGAAGCGCTTTCATTATCCTCTGATGCTCCAGTACAACCACAGCAAGCTCTGGGAGGCGACAGCTGGTTGTGCTGATTAAAGAAGATCCTACCCTTGTTGTTCATCATCCCCGGCCTGCTGGCAGGAGGGATCAGATAAGTGCTCCCTAATTGCTTTATGAGAAGCCAGATTACCGCGTGCACTCGTTTTCACTGGCACATTAAGCCACGCTGGGTGACTGTGCAGAGAGCAGACCGGGATGTGCTCATATAATCCCTTTGCTGGTAGAACACCAAAGCAATAACCTCTGAAGGAAGAGCAGTGACAAACAGCTGGAGACAATGCTGGCTTGATGGCACATCTGTTTCCAAGAGGAGCACCTCTCCATTGCCTGGGATATTTCAGAGGCAACCTAGTAAAGCTTTCTAAGGTCTCTAATTAGCTCCTTTTGAGTTCCTGTGCATAGCAAAGCTAATTAGTATAACCCACACGCTGCTACAGTGGGAGCTGTCTCCCACCATCACACCCACGTAGTTACGTTCCCATTTCAAATCTGAGACTACATGCAAGACTTAACTCGTGTCCGTGACTGCAGGGAGGAGCAGATCTGAGTACATCCAGATACATCTGTCTGCCCACAACTAATCTACTTGATCTGCCAGCATCCTTTCTGgctaaaaaaaagtttacttcTTGGAGAGTAATAATGGCTCAGAGTCTTCAGTATTTATTAGACGCTATTTTAACATGCAGCACTAAGTTGATTCAATTCCTATGCGTCAATAGGAGTATTTAAGAATACACGCAGCGAGTGCAGCGGGTCAGGCCTATCCTCAGCACTCACCTTGTGAAGCTGTTCAACAAATGCATGGCCCTTCTCACTGCTCAGCTCGCTAGCAAGCCTGCAGGCAGAGAAGCAGGGTTAGCTGGAAGCGAGACTAATTGCTCTGTATGTGTTATTCTCCGGGCAGAAGTTGGGCATCAGGGCTCACCCGatggcagagctcagctcaTCCGTCGTCCCCAGTGCTTCAAAGACCCGGTCGCCCTTCGGCCTCCTCTCCCCGGTGAAGGTGCTGGAGAAGCCTTTGAGAAGGGCCCGGGGTGGCGGTCAGCGGTCGTGCTCTGCCCCGTGCTCCCCACTGCCTCCAGAGCCTTACCTTCATCTCCCGTTCTTGTGTAGATCCTGGGGGTGCGGGCACTGCGAGGGCCTCGCTCAGGGCTGCGGAGAGACCCAGGGCGTGAGGGAGACACGGGCACTGCGGGGGTGTGGTACAGGCCCTGAGGGGAGCACAGGCCCTAAGGGAAGGCCCGCAGTGACCCAGGCCCTGAGGGGAGCACGGCCCTGAGGGGAGGCCCCGGCCCAGCCCCGCGCTCACCTGCCCGCCTCACCGCTCTGCCCTCGCCTCAGCACTACCCCCAGATGCCTCCTAAGGCCGcgtcccgccgccgccgccgccgccgcccgccgcagCATGCCTCCCGGCCGCCGTAGCCTCCAGCCCCGCTTGGCTCCCGTCCCTCCTCGTCGCCGTCACCCCAGCGCCGCGCCACTCCGCGCCGCCGCTTCCCGATTGGCTGCTCTAAAACCCCGCCCCCGCCCGGAGCTCCTCGATTGGTTCGAGCTGAGGAGCGTGAGGCGGGGCGCGGCCGCTATTGGCTAACGGCGCCGTCACTCCGTCCGGCCGTCGGCACGTGGCTGAAGCCGCGGCGGAGCGGGACCCTCAGAGGCCGCGGCGCTCTCTTTCGGGCGGCGATGCCGGAGCGCGGCCTGCTGGTGTCCGCCCCGGGGAAGGTGATCCTGCACGGCGAGCACGCCGTGGTGCACGGCAAGGTAAGGGCCCCGCCGCCCACCCCGCTCCCAGGGGCGGTGCGGTGCGGTCCGGCTGACGGCCCCGTCTCTCCCTCAGGCGGCCCTGGCCGTGGCGCTGGGCCTGCGCACCTTCCTGCGGCTGCGGCCTGGAGCCGGGGAGCGGCTCCGCGTCCACCTGCCCGGCGTCGGCGTGCTGAGCGGCTGGGACGTGGCTGAGCTCCGCGCCCTGCGGGGCCGCCTCACAGGTGGGGGCAGCGCTTCTCTCGCACTGACGCTCGCCCCGGACCGGTTAGGTTCCGGGTGCAGCTAATCTGCGTCTGTGTCTGTGCTCTTTATTAAAtcgtttgagttgaaaggggcCTTTAAAAGCCGCCTGGTCCATCTCCCCTGCGCTGAACAGGGATCCCTGCAGGTCAGTTAGGTGCTCGGAGCCCTGTCCAGCACGAAGAGTGTTTGGCTGGCCGAACTCTGTGTAATGGTGAGTGGCCACACTGAGAagtaaaggaaaggagagaggagctaatggggggctgtaagaaagaagggacagaCCCTTTAGCAGGGTACGTTCTGACAGGATGAGgtgaaatggttttaaactaaaagagaggagatctAGGATGAAGTATTTCcactgagggtggtgaggcactggcacagggtgcccagagaggtggtggtgccccatccctgcagacacccaaggtcagggcacggggctgtgagcactgatggagctgtgggtgtccctgggcactgcaggcagtgggacctggTGGCCTTTGGGCATCCCTTCAACTCAAACAACTCTGTGTAATGCAGATATGTGGCTGAAGGAATACAGGATGCTCAGGTTGCTTTTATCGCTCGcattggatatcaggaaaaggttcttcaccacaAGGGTGCTTGGGCCCTGGAACAGACTCCCCAGTGCAGTGGTTGTGGCACCGAGCTTGCCAGAGTCCAGAAAGTGTCTGGACAATGGCCTCAGATATATGTCTCATTTTGGGGAGGCtctttgtggagccaggagttgtaCTGATGATCCTTATAGGTCCTTTCCGACTTGGGATGTTCTGGGATTCTCTGGGCCAGAAGGCTTGTAGGTGGAATGTGAAAGTAGCTCACAGAGACTGTTTGAGTCTTGTATAACAGAAGATGTTGTTCTTGTAAATATGGCTTTCAAATtgaaaatttcacttttctggTTTCTAAGTGTTTAAATTCTCCCCTGCTTGCCTCCATAGCTGACTTTGATGAATCTAAGCCCCCCAGCGTAGAACAGCTGGATATGCTGAAAGAGTTTGCTGGAATCGCTGCCGATGCCTCAGCTCCTGACAGCCTTGCAGTTCTTGCCTTTCTTTATATGTGTCTGGCTATTTCAGCTAAGTATGGGTAAGGTTGTCCTCCTGCCCCAAAATAAACGTGCTGACTTGAGTGTTCATCATTAATTGCTTCTACAAGGTCacaggaagaaagcaaatatttgatgcagaagaagaaattgAAGGGAATCGTGCTTTATTTAGGTTCTGAGTGCCTCAGGGGGCTCTTTCAGAGCTCTGAGCAGTGTTTAGTGGATGGGGTGCCCCAGGCAGGTGTGCTGGGAGTCATCTGCTCTCACTTAAGCACCTGACTTTGAGTTGCTTCAATCATGGTACCCTTCCTGTACGGTCAACAGAAGCAGATAGACAGACATCTGTTCTGCCCCCAGCAGGCGGTTTCTTTCATCCTGGTTTAGGTTAGAAGAATGTCTATGGAGATGAGCTGCGGATTCAGCATCTGATACCTCTTGTGGGCTGAATCTCCTTCAGAATATGAGAACTTGGGGTAACTACAGCTCAGGGCTGTTGCATCCCAGACAAGTTCAGTGGAGAACGGGGGCACGGGGACACAGACGTGCGTGTTTCAGTGTCCATCAGCTTCTTGCTCCAGTGGGATGTGATGATACAGTTGTGAATTCGTGATACTTGGACTTTATTTAGAAACAGATGTAAAATCATGTTTCCACATCTTCGAAGGGTCTCTTTCTGGTGCTACCCAAGTGCTTAGCTACAAAGTGCCCCTGCTAGCAGCTCGACAAGCTGTGCTAATCATAGATCCAATTCAGCAAGGCTTTGTTCTAGCACAATGGCTTAGCAAGGCTACTCAGCTGTGCTCACTGAAGCCCGTGTGTGTCGGATGCGTGATGCCTGTGCTGATGTTGCCAGTTTTCAACCGGCTTGTCCTGTGATCCGTCCTCGTCGCCATCTTGTGCCTTTGAAATGCTTCGAGATGGAATTTGAGGTCACCGTTCCCACCTGCGTGTTTGTGTTTCAGGGATGTTCCCAGCGTGGACATAGCCGTGTGGTCTGAGCTGCCCAcgggagctgggctgggctcgAGCGCTGCCTATGCCGTGTGCTTGGCggcagcactgctgcacgcCTGCGGAGCCATCTCCTGCCCTCTGAAGGATGGGGAGGCCACAGCCAGGTAATAAATACCTCTGGGAAGCCTCCCTGCCTTCAGCACGCGctttggggctgcagggggTTCTGTTTGTGACTGCTGTGCCCCATGTTTTCTCTTATCTGAGCAAGT
Above is a genomic segment from Numida meleagris isolate 19003 breed g44 Domestic line chromosome 14, NumMel1.0, whole genome shotgun sequence containing:
- the MMAB gene encoding cob(I)yrinic acid a,c-diamide adenosyltransferase, mitochondrial isoform X2, with protein sequence MLRRAAAAAAAGRGLRRHLGVVLRRGQSGEAGSPERGPRSARTPRIYTRTGDEGFSSTFTGERRPKGDRVFEALGTTDELSSAIGLASELSSEKGHAFVEQLHKVQCMLQDVGSNIATPLSSAREAHLKRTSFSEEPVLELEQWIDRYSEQLPPLRAFILPSGGKSSAALHFSRAVCRRAERCVVPLVQAGEADPNVAKYLNR
- the MMAB gene encoding cob(I)yrinic acid a,c-diamide adenosyltransferase, mitochondrial isoform X1; the encoded protein is MLRRAAAAAAAGRGLRRHLGVVLRRGQSGEAGSPERGPRSARTPRIYTRTGDEGFSSTFTGERRPKGDRVFEALGTTDELSSAIGLASELSSEKGHAFVEQLHKVQCMLQDVGSNIATPLSSAREAHLKRTSFSEEPVLELEQWIDRYSEQLPPLRAFILPSGGKSSAALHFSRAVCRRAERCVVPLVQAGEADPNVAKYLNRLSDYLFVLARYAAMKEGKEEKIYTKPGP